A window from Luteibacter flocculans encodes these proteins:
- a CDS encoding AI-2E family transporter yields the protein MLGTAGDTRAIRIATYILAALALWGVLMLHLISALLAGLLVYEVVEALTPLIRRIAPSERARPIAVAVVTVVVVGAIILIVVAALTFYRRDLGDPQELWDTKLLPLLTKAHEQLPAWLTANLPDSFIDFRDQGMTWAHDHAGDLRLVGTTAARVFAHILIGLVLGAIVAVSHGSGGRPTKPLSFELSTRTARLAHAFHNIIFAQLKISAINTALAALFLLVALPCFGIHVPLAKTLVIATFVVGLLPVVGNLISNTLVTIAGLSVSLWVGVAALAFLIVVHKLEYFLNARIVGGQIRARTWELLVAMLVFEAAFGLAGLVAAPIYYAYLKSELEGEGLV from the coding sequence ATGCTCGGTACCGCCGGAGACACCCGCGCCATTCGCATCGCCACCTATATCCTGGCGGCGCTGGCCTTGTGGGGCGTTCTCATGCTTCACCTGATTTCCGCATTGCTGGCGGGGCTGTTGGTCTACGAGGTGGTCGAGGCGCTCACGCCGCTCATTCGCCGCATCGCTCCAAGTGAGCGTGCGCGGCCGATTGCCGTAGCGGTCGTCACCGTCGTCGTGGTGGGCGCCATCATCCTGATCGTGGTGGCTGCGCTCACTTTCTACCGGCGCGATCTAGGCGATCCCCAAGAGCTGTGGGACACGAAGCTGCTGCCCTTGCTCACCAAGGCCCACGAGCAACTGCCCGCGTGGTTGACGGCGAACCTGCCGGATAGCTTCATCGACTTCCGCGACCAGGGCATGACCTGGGCGCACGATCACGCGGGCGATCTGCGCCTGGTGGGCACCACGGCCGCGCGCGTGTTCGCGCATATCCTCATCGGGCTCGTGCTCGGCGCCATCGTGGCCGTGTCGCATGGGTCGGGTGGACGACCGACCAAGCCGCTGTCGTTCGAACTGTCGACGCGCACCGCGCGCCTGGCGCATGCGTTTCACAACATCATCTTCGCGCAGCTGAAAATCTCGGCCATCAATACCGCACTGGCCGCACTGTTTCTTCTCGTCGCACTGCCGTGTTTCGGCATCCATGTGCCGCTGGCGAAGACGCTGGTCATCGCTACCTTCGTGGTCGGTCTGCTACCCGTGGTCGGCAATCTCATATCGAACACGCTGGTGACGATCGCGGGCCTTTCCGTGTCGTTGTGGGTCGGCGTGGCCGCGCTCGCCTTCCTTATCGTCGTGCACAAGCTGGAATACTTCCTCAACGCGCGCATCGTCGGCGGGCAGATCCGTGCACGCACCTGGGAACTGCTGGTGGCGATGCTCGTGTTCGAGGCGGCCTTCGGGCTCGCCGGCCTCGTCGCCGCGCCCATCTACTACGCCTATCTCAAGAGCGAACTCGAAGGCGAGGGGCTCGTCTAG
- a CDS encoding AI-2E family transporter codes for MEAAPSRTHAVRIASYIAAGLGLFLVLYLRLLPALLAGLLVYEVVVSTAPLMGRRLSGDRARVLAVALVGVIVVGLLTLLVLGGISFFRNEIGNPEELWQNRLMPLVERARQQLPQAVVDRLPDSVEALRITAMDWVRSHAVTLQLAGKEAVRVVVHIIIGLVLGAIVALSRTRPTHQVGPFAAELSLRSARLADAFHNIVFAQIKISLFNTLFTAIYLVGVLPLFGVHLPLTKTLIVITFVVGLLPVIGNLLSNTAITIVGLSVSLYVGLGALAFLIVIHKFEYFLNARIVGSQIRARAWELLVAMLLFEAAFGLPGVVAAPIFYAYLKAELEAEHLI; via the coding sequence ATGGAAGCCGCCCCCTCGCGGACGCACGCCGTGCGCATCGCCAGTTACATCGCCGCCGGACTCGGCCTGTTCCTCGTCCTATATCTGCGCCTGCTGCCTGCCCTGCTGGCGGGCCTGCTGGTCTATGAGGTGGTGGTCTCCACTGCGCCGCTCATGGGTCGGCGGCTTTCGGGCGATCGCGCGCGCGTGCTCGCCGTCGCGCTGGTCGGCGTCATCGTGGTGGGCTTGCTCACCTTGTTGGTGCTTGGCGGCATCAGCTTCTTCCGCAACGAGATCGGCAACCCCGAGGAGCTCTGGCAGAACCGGCTCATGCCGCTGGTGGAGCGCGCCCGGCAGCAATTGCCGCAGGCCGTGGTCGACCGTCTGCCCGACAGCGTGGAAGCCTTGCGCATCACCGCGATGGACTGGGTTCGCTCGCATGCGGTGACGCTTCAGTTGGCCGGCAAGGAGGCCGTGCGCGTCGTGGTGCACATCATCATCGGCCTGGTGCTCGGTGCGATCGTGGCGCTCAGCCGCACGCGGCCGACGCATCAGGTGGGGCCGTTTGCCGCGGAGCTCAGCCTGCGCAGCGCCCGTCTGGCCGATGCCTTCCACAACATCGTCTTCGCGCAGATCAAGATCTCGCTGTTCAACACGTTGTTCACGGCGATCTACCTCGTCGGCGTGTTGCCTCTGTTCGGCGTGCATCTTCCGCTGACCAAGACGCTGATCGTCATTACCTTCGTCGTCGGGCTGCTGCCTGTGATCGGCAATCTGTTGTCGAACACCGCCATCACCATCGTCGGGTTGTCGGTGTCGCTTTACGTCGGCCTGGGGGCGCTCGCGTTCCTCATCGTCATTCACAAGTTCGAATACTTCCTCAACGCGCGGATCGTCGGTAGCCAGATTCGCGCCCGGGCGTGGGAACTGCTGGTGGCGATGCTGTTGTTCGAGGCGGCGTTCGGCTTGCCGGGCGTGGTGGCCGCACCGATCTTCTATGCCTATCTGAAGGCAGAGCTGGAAGCCGAGCACCTTATCTAG
- a CDS encoding 5'-nucleotidase, lipoprotein e(P4) family codes for MMKFVPVALAAVLSVAGCAHAPQTAAPAPAVAQAAPAAPAVRPAADDNLNAVAWSQRASEHDFIFVQTYRDAQEKLLKAKSDPNWDALPKDDRAAHPSLKGLKPAVVLDIDETVLDNSPYQARLIRSGGEFNEAEWAAWCQEAIAKPMPGAVAFTNFAAQHGIAVIYISNRAKDLDEPTLANLRSAGFPVADKSSFLGLGTFVEGCEQVGSEKGCRRQLVAQKYRVLMQFGDQIADFANIPGNTEDGRTRAMAPYTAWIGERWFVLPNPTYGAWESALFDNDYALPREERRQKKLDALRLK; via the coding sequence ATGATGAAGTTCGTCCCGGTCGCACTCGCGGCCGTTCTGTCAGTCGCCGGCTGCGCCCATGCGCCGCAGACGGCAGCGCCTGCCCCCGCGGTGGCACAGGCTGCGCCCGCCGCCCCTGCCGTCCGACCGGCGGCGGACGACAACCTCAACGCGGTGGCTTGGTCGCAGCGTGCCAGCGAGCACGACTTCATCTTCGTGCAGACCTATCGCGATGCGCAGGAGAAACTCCTCAAGGCGAAGAGCGATCCGAACTGGGACGCGCTGCCAAAGGACGATCGCGCCGCGCATCCCTCGCTGAAGGGATTGAAGCCGGCCGTGGTGCTCGACATCGACGAGACCGTGCTGGACAACTCGCCGTACCAGGCGCGCCTCATCCGCTCGGGCGGGGAATTCAACGAGGCCGAGTGGGCGGCGTGGTGCCAGGAAGCCATCGCCAAGCCCATGCCGGGCGCCGTGGCATTCACGAACTTCGCTGCGCAGCACGGCATTGCCGTCATCTACATCTCCAACCGCGCCAAGGACCTGGACGAGCCGACGCTCGCCAACCTTCGTTCCGCGGGATTCCCGGTCGCCGACAAGTCGTCCTTCCTTGGCCTTGGCACCTTCGTGGAAGGCTGTGAGCAGGTCGGCAGCGAAAAGGGCTGTCGTCGTCAACTCGTGGCGCAGAAATATCGCGTGCTGATGCAGTTCGGCGACCAGATCGCCGACTTCGCCAATATTCCCGGCAATACCGAAGACGGACGCACCCGCGCCATGGCGCCCTACACCGCCTGGATCGGCGAACGTTGGTTCGTGCTGCCAAACCCGACCTACGGCGCGTGGGAAAGCGCTTTGTTCGACAATGATTACGCGCTGCCGCGCGAGGAGCGTCGCCAGAAGAAACTGGACGCACTTCGCCTCAAGTAA
- the plsB gene encoding glycerol-3-phosphate 1-O-acyltransferase PlsB has product MSELPMSADPHVHVARSPWWFKLLGRMLEPWVRIKRDPAEPTTLLHSGVAVCYAIERDGTSDALILERACREAGLPSPMQLLDLPVRRRRSVFSLSRREGWLFGRTDARGPKEPIGQLIRALEDDPTRDIQIVPVSIYVGRAPNRESGWFSVLFAENWLVVGRFRRMLALLLNGRDTVVHFSTPVSLRAVLAESGGLTPERLTRKIARVLRTHFRRIRAAVIGPDLSHRRTVVDAVLNTGPVRDAIAATASKENITLAKAQRRARDFALEIAADYSHPVVRSSSFLLSNFWNKLYDGIAMHHFDKARAAAPGHEVVYVPCHRSHTDYLLLSYQLHHSGVVPPHIAAGVNLNLPVVGPILRRGGAFFLRRSFKGNALYSVVFNEYLAQLVDRGVPLEYFIEGGRSRTGRLLAPRAGMLAMTLRAFLRAPRRPVMFQPVYIGYEKLMEGKSYIGELSGKPKEKESLLGLIRGLKVLRQRYGHVTLNFGEPILLTPMLDEAAPNWREATADPDVKPEWMNSVVDDLAERIQVNINRAADVNPINLLALALLATPKHAMAENDLLAQLELSKALLQELPYSDRVTVTPMNPQGIIAYGEQMGWIRRVRHPLGDVLVTDGEQAVLLSYFRNNVLHLHAAAAWVAACFLNNRRMSRSSVLRLGRIIYPFIQGELFLPWDEDGFADQLQHTIEFFVRRGLLETSAEGRVLERGPGQDDGAYQLRVIARAMLQAFERYYIAIAALVKNGPHTMSAGELETACTLTAQRLSLLNELSAPEFFDKALFRGFIQKLREAKVVWTDNAGKLDFSDALEDMVRDARVILAREVRHSILKITPGGENERDLDARPPVDPDDGSAGESLHDRHVANEHTRHDRPH; this is encoded by the coding sequence ATGTCAGAACTTCCGATGAGTGCGGACCCGCACGTCCACGTTGCCCGATCGCCCTGGTGGTTCAAGCTGCTGGGGCGAATGCTCGAGCCCTGGGTGCGGATCAAGCGCGACCCCGCCGAACCCACCACCCTGCTCCACAGCGGTGTGGCCGTCTGCTATGCCATCGAGCGCGACGGCACCTCCGATGCACTGATCCTGGAGCGGGCCTGCCGCGAAGCGGGCTTGCCGAGCCCGATGCAATTGCTCGACCTCCCGGTACGGCGACGTCGCTCGGTGTTCTCGCTGAGCCGCCGCGAGGGCTGGCTGTTCGGCCGCACCGATGCGCGCGGTCCGAAGGAACCCATCGGCCAGCTCATCCGCGCACTGGAAGACGATCCGACGCGCGATATCCAGATCGTGCCCGTGTCGATCTACGTCGGCCGCGCGCCCAACCGCGAAAGTGGCTGGTTCAGCGTGCTGTTCGCGGAGAACTGGCTGGTGGTGGGCCGCTTCCGCCGCATGCTTGCGCTGCTGCTCAACGGACGCGACACGGTGGTGCACTTCTCAACGCCGGTGTCGCTGCGTGCCGTGCTTGCCGAGTCCGGCGGTCTGACGCCAGAACGGCTCACGCGCAAGATCGCCCGCGTGCTGCGTACGCACTTCCGACGCATCAGGGCGGCGGTCATTGGCCCCGATCTTTCGCATCGCCGCACCGTCGTGGATGCCGTTCTGAACACCGGACCCGTGCGTGACGCCATTGCCGCCACGGCGAGCAAGGAAAACATCACGCTCGCGAAGGCGCAGCGGCGTGCGCGCGACTTCGCGCTCGAGATCGCAGCGGATTATTCGCACCCCGTCGTACGCTCGTCGTCGTTCCTGCTCTCCAATTTCTGGAACAAGCTCTACGACGGCATTGCCATGCATCACTTCGACAAGGCTCGCGCCGCTGCGCCGGGACATGAAGTGGTGTACGTGCCATGCCATCGCAGTCATACCGACTATCTGCTGCTGTCCTATCAGCTGCACCATTCCGGTGTGGTGCCGCCGCACATAGCAGCGGGCGTGAACCTCAACCTGCCAGTCGTAGGACCCATCCTCCGTCGCGGTGGTGCGTTCTTCCTGCGCCGCAGTTTCAAGGGCAACGCCCTGTACTCGGTGGTGTTCAACGAATACCTCGCACAGCTGGTCGATCGCGGCGTGCCGCTCGAATACTTCATCGAAGGTGGCCGTTCGCGTACCGGCAGGTTGCTTGCGCCCCGGGCGGGCATGCTGGCGATGACGCTGCGCGCCTTCCTCCGCGCGCCACGACGCCCCGTGATGTTCCAGCCGGTCTACATCGGCTACGAAAAGCTCATGGAGGGCAAGTCGTACATCGGCGAACTGTCCGGCAAGCCAAAGGAAAAGGAATCGCTGCTGGGTCTGATCCGTGGCTTGAAAGTGCTGCGTCAGCGCTATGGCCACGTCACGCTGAACTTCGGCGAGCCGATCCTGCTGACGCCCATGCTCGACGAGGCCGCGCCGAACTGGCGTGAAGCCACCGCAGACCCCGACGTGAAACCGGAATGGATGAACAGCGTGGTCGACGACCTCGCCGAACGCATCCAGGTGAACATCAATCGCGCGGCGGACGTCAATCCGATCAACCTGCTCGCGCTCGCGTTGCTGGCGACGCCGAAGCACGCCATGGCGGAAAACGACCTGCTGGCCCAGCTCGAACTGAGCAAGGCGCTGCTGCAGGAACTGCCTTACTCCGATCGCGTGACCGTTACGCCGATGAATCCGCAGGGCATCATTGCCTACGGCGAACAGATGGGCTGGATTCGTCGCGTGCGTCACCCGCTAGGCGACGTGCTCGTGACCGACGGCGAGCAGGCGGTGTTGCTCTCGTACTTCCGCAACAACGTGCTGCACCTTCATGCAGCAGCCGCGTGGGTCGCTGCGTGCTTCCTCAACAACCGGCGCATGTCGCGTTCGTCGGTATTGCGCCTTGGTCGCATCATCTACCCGTTCATCCAGGGCGAGCTGTTCCTGCCTTGGGACGAGGACGGCTTCGCCGACCAGTTGCAGCACACGATCGAATTCTTCGTCCGTCGCGGCCTGCTGGAAACCAGCGCGGAGGGACGCGTGCTCGAACGCGGGCCCGGGCAGGACGATGGTGCCTATCAGTTGCGTGTCATCGCGCGCGCCATGTTGCAGGCCTTCGAGCGCTACTACATCGCTATCGCCGCCCTGGTGAAGAACGGCCCGCATACGATGAGCGCGGGCGAACTGGAGACCGCATGCACGCTCACGGCGCAGCGCCTCAGTCTGCTCAACGAGTTGTCGGCACCGGAGTTCTTCGACAAGGCGTTGTTCCGTGGCTTCATCCAGAAGCTGCGCGAGGCCAAAGTCGTATGGACCGACAATGCAGGCAAACTCGATTTTAGCGACGCGCTGGAAGACATGGTGCGTGACGCACGGGTCATTCTTGCCCGCGAAGTGCGCCACTCGATCCTGAAGATCACGCCCGGCGGCGAGAACGAACGCGATCTCGATGCCCGCCCCCCTGTCGATCCCGATGACGGCTCCGCGGGCGAATCGCTGCATGATCGCCACGTTGCCAACGAACACACCCGTCACGACAGACCTCACTAG
- a CDS encoding dermonecrotic toxin domain-containing protein: protein MLPPQAPPAHVSHANQAAVDMLRRMGDTQQWLADQQDALWELPGTLAGRDAFLAGLDTFWETPVEHTAGEPASSRRQALARRLGQAARDDAALRHNDGTLSAEAAAIVARLPRQDGSLPDGLRARALLVGTTPYAGAFVVEDDRQPGQVLLFLADSGWRVFDSLDMLYREVEERFRRQLTDKGELPGVDANVIEAHLDSYFLDSRPLTGEVLDTLARRLIARHRERAAAAYDRALTDKDLQDPLQAAINLHELLDTHAIVRHRDLALAGQRDQERLARQPAKVREQWQQAATAYRDSWRQADAVDVFDAPADVRTFAEAQLNEALKKHGIDAPAHTVYVTHKRIAAEKPIATLSQGFPTENLSLIELAFRNISSLKTDRLAVIHADGSPRDDIAADMLRDIVRDLDLPNAYARHLDETLSNSPEGRRRRALAADTLKARMRFEAADARLSYLDPSEPRSFMDDRLERGFQWVQAVVNHPNPAQRAKVERHEIVVHQLTYKGSALTDVFMISARQRKAVARVVLYTPGAADGIAFREFDDWADLTRRFLLDRRFENYLLEHLPAEYSEFDDRGKRRVKRFKFNGSRSLNWILGGCGDCTQWSEDFQEREVTGSFLDAAYDTTIALIKRNAYDASRTSEQAQFDAWISAVRSSHIVLNLGIEVGTSIVMSVPNTANAAWRFYDHVKAGESPEAFLAFTDGYVNALNVLPLVTQVPAACGRYVRAAFNGKVLVASGRALPAADTLFEKRFIAKGVTAPPGPAPASGVYTIGHDRFIHHAGRFYQVRFDPNIDGWRLTYKGTPDANFTGPAIKRLANGSWHYRRVGLLGGMDNELSYQATDMVMNMRPTAELNPQISNMPFNQQHALAEELLRRTTPAEANTIFTTMTRSTPDATLTTAQLRLWDEALAIASRQSPSAASSSAPTRLAAAASPARSVQYTKLTDAQWPDHVYVYMSSSELASAFANGRLYLKPKRLPFGKSGIAVTTLPPETPWRAIPHRGLISPRPLSSQQPHSLGSSASAWFRIDTRGLRSLHPFQTLSRVDGTDLFVMPRPGGRWLDLEGSHIFTRNPAGPGTSGQPLFGVFGTP from the coding sequence ATGCTTCCCCCGCAGGCACCGCCTGCGCACGTTTCCCACGCCAACCAGGCCGCGGTCGACATGCTCCGGCGCATGGGCGACACCCAGCAATGGCTCGCCGATCAGCAGGACGCGCTCTGGGAGTTGCCGGGCACGCTTGCCGGTCGCGATGCGTTTCTCGCCGGACTGGATACCTTCTGGGAAACCCCGGTCGAACACACCGCCGGCGAACCCGCTTCGTCCCGCCGCCAGGCCCTGGCCCGGCGTCTGGGGCAGGCCGCACGCGACGATGCCGCCCTTCGCCACAACGACGGCACGCTCTCCGCGGAGGCTGCGGCGATCGTCGCCCGCCTTCCGCGCCAGGACGGCTCCTTGCCCGACGGCCTGCGCGCGCGCGCGCTGCTCGTCGGCACCACGCCCTATGCCGGTGCGTTCGTGGTCGAGGATGATCGCCAGCCCGGCCAGGTGCTGCTCTTCCTGGCCGACAGCGGCTGGCGAGTCTTCGATTCGCTCGACATGCTCTACCGCGAGGTCGAGGAGCGCTTCCGCCGGCAGCTGACCGACAAGGGCGAACTGCCCGGTGTCGACGCGAACGTGATCGAGGCCCATCTCGACTCGTACTTCCTCGACTCCCGCCCGCTCACCGGCGAGGTCCTCGACACCTTGGCGCGTCGCCTCATCGCACGCCACCGCGAGCGTGCTGCCGCCGCGTACGACCGCGCCCTCACCGACAAGGATCTGCAGGATCCCCTGCAGGCGGCGATCAACCTGCACGAACTGCTCGACACCCACGCCATCGTGCGCCACCGCGACCTCGCCCTGGCTGGTCAGCGCGATCAGGAACGCCTGGCCAGACAGCCCGCCAAGGTCCGCGAACAGTGGCAGCAGGCCGCCACCGCCTACCGCGACAGTTGGCGACAGGCGGATGCGGTCGACGTGTTCGATGCGCCCGCCGACGTCCGCACCTTTGCCGAAGCCCAACTCAACGAGGCTCTGAAGAAACACGGCATCGATGCCCCGGCACACACCGTGTACGTGACCCATAAGCGCATCGCGGCGGAGAAGCCCATCGCGACCCTCTCTCAAGGCTTCCCTACCGAGAACCTCTCGCTGATCGAACTGGCCTTCCGCAACATCAGCTCCTTGAAGACCGATCGCTTGGCCGTCATCCATGCCGATGGCTCGCCGCGAGACGACATCGCCGCGGATATGCTGCGCGACATCGTCCGCGATCTGGACCTGCCCAACGCCTACGCGCGTCACCTGGACGAGACCCTGAGCAATAGCCCCGAGGGCCGTCGGCGGCGTGCCCTGGCCGCGGATACGCTCAAGGCGCGCATGCGCTTCGAGGCCGCCGATGCCCGCCTGTCCTACCTCGACCCCAGCGAGCCCCGCTCGTTCATGGACGATCGCCTGGAGCGTGGCTTCCAATGGGTCCAGGCCGTGGTCAACCACCCCAACCCGGCCCAACGCGCCAAGGTCGAGCGCCACGAGATCGTCGTCCATCAGCTCACCTACAAGGGCTCGGCCTTGACCGACGTCTTCATGATCTCCGCACGCCAGCGCAAAGCCGTGGCCCGGGTCGTGCTCTACACCCCCGGTGCGGCCGACGGCATCGCCTTCCGCGAATTCGACGATTGGGCCGACCTTACCCGGCGCTTCCTTCTCGATCGCCGCTTCGAAAACTATCTGCTCGAGCACCTGCCGGCCGAGTACAGCGAGTTCGACGACAGGGGCAAGCGTCGCGTCAAGAGGTTCAAGTTCAACGGCAGCCGCTCCCTCAACTGGATCCTGGGAGGATGCGGCGACTGCACCCAGTGGAGTGAGGATTTCCAGGAGCGCGAAGTGACCGGCTCCTTCCTCGATGCCGCCTACGACACCACCATCGCGCTGATCAAGCGCAACGCCTACGACGCCTCCCGTACGAGTGAGCAGGCCCAGTTCGATGCATGGATCTCGGCCGTTAGAAGCTCTCACATAGTGCTCAATCTAGGTATCGAGGTGGGCACCAGCATCGTCATGAGCGTCCCGAACACCGCCAACGCCGCCTGGCGTTTCTATGACCACGTCAAGGCCGGTGAATCGCCCGAAGCCTTCCTGGCCTTCACCGACGGCTACGTCAACGCCTTGAACGTCTTGCCGCTCGTCACCCAGGTGCCTGCCGCTTGCGGCCGTTATGTGCGCGCCGCATTCAACGGAAAGGTTCTTGTAGCGAGCGGGCGCGCGCTGCCCGCCGCCGACACCCTGTTCGAGAAACGCTTCATCGCCAAGGGCGTGACCGCACCCCCTGGCCCCGCGCCTGCGTCAGGCGTCTACACCATCGGCCACGATCGCTTCATCCACCACGCCGGCCGGTTCTATCAAGTGCGCTTCGATCCCAACATCGACGGCTGGCGGTTGACTTACAAAGGCACGCCGGATGCCAACTTCACCGGGCCCGCCATCAAACGCCTGGCCAACGGCAGTTGGCATTACCGGCGCGTCGGGCTGCTCGGCGGCATGGATAACGAACTGTCCTATCAGGCCACCGACATGGTCATGAACATGCGTCCGACCGCAGAGCTGAACCCGCAGATATCGAACATGCCTTTCAATCAACAGCATGCCCTTGCGGAGGAACTATTGCGCCGCACGACCCCTGCCGAGGCGAATACGATCTTCACCACCATGACTCGCTCGACGCCCGATGCCACGCTCACCACAGCGCAACTTCGTCTGTGGGACGAAGCCTTGGCGATCGCGTCGAGACAATCGCCTTCTGCCGCGAGCTCCAGCGCGCCCACCCGTCTTGCGGCAGCAGCTTCCCCAGCCCGTTCGGTGCAATACACGAAGCTGACCGATGCGCAGTGGCCTGACCACGTCTATGTGTATATGTCGAGCAGCGAGTTGGCATCCGCGTTCGCAAATGGCAGGCTTTATCTGAAACCGAAACGGCTTCCCTTTGGCAAGAGCGGCATTGCTGTGACGACGCTTCCGCCGGAAACGCCATGGCGCGCCATCCCCCACCGAGGACTCATCTCACCGCGCCCCTTGTCGTCACAACAACCCCACTCCCTCGGTAGCAGCGCTTCCGCGTGGTTCCGGATCGACACACGCGGATTGAGGTCGCTCCATCCCTTTCAAACGCTGTCTCGGGTGGATGGCACCGATCTTTTCGTCATGCCTCGGCCGGGTGGTCGTTGGCTCGACCTGGAAGGTTCCCACATTTTCACCCGAAATCCGGCCGGTCCCGGCACGAGCGGCCAGCCTCTTTTCGGCGTATTCGGCACGCCATAA
- the ubiE gene encoding bifunctional demethylmenaquinone methyltransferase/2-methoxy-6-polyprenyl-1,4-benzoquinol methylase UbiE → MDTQKTTHFGFRDVPAADKQKLVGEVFTSVARNYDLMNDLMSFGIHRLWKRHFVAVSGVRRGDRVLDLAGGTGDIAALLKPVVGDEGEVVVGDINAAMLGVGRDRLTDRGIVSGLRWAQMNAEMLPFPDNSFDAVTIAFGLRNVTDKDKALADMHRVLKPGGRVLVLEFSKVRHPLLSKLYNVHSFQILPRLGRLFANDADSYRYLAESICKHPDQETLKGMMLAAGFGHVEVRNLTQGIVAIHRGYKL, encoded by the coding sequence ATGGATACTCAGAAAACCACCCACTTCGGCTTCCGCGACGTCCCGGCCGCCGATAAGCAAAAGCTTGTCGGCGAGGTCTTCACGTCGGTCGCGCGCAACTACGACCTCATGAACGACCTGATGTCGTTCGGCATCCACCGCCTGTGGAAACGCCATTTCGTCGCCGTGAGCGGCGTGAGGCGCGGTGACCGGGTGCTCGACCTGGCAGGTGGCACCGGAGACATCGCCGCGCTGTTGAAGCCGGTCGTGGGTGACGAGGGCGAAGTCGTGGTGGGCGACATCAACGCCGCAATGCTCGGCGTGGGTCGTGATCGCCTGACCGATCGCGGCATCGTTTCCGGGCTGCGATGGGCGCAGATGAATGCGGAAATGCTGCCGTTTCCGGACAACAGCTTCGACGCCGTGACGATTGCGTTCGGCCTTCGCAACGTCACCGACAAGGACAAGGCGCTGGCCGACATGCACCGCGTGTTGAAACCGGGTGGCCGCGTGCTGGTCCTGGAATTTTCGAAAGTGCGTCATCCGTTGCTGTCGAAGCTCTACAACGTACATTCGTTTCAGATCCTGCCGCGCCTTGGCCGTCTGTTCGCGAACGACGCCGACAGCTACCGGTATCTCGCCGAATCCATTTGCAAGCATCCCGATCAGGAGACCTTGAAGGGCATGATGCTGGCGGCAGGTTTCGGACACGTGGAAGTCCGCAACCTCACTCAAGGTATCGTCGCCATCCATCGCGGCTACAAGCTGTAA